Proteins encoded in a region of the Pyxidicoccus trucidator genome:
- a CDS encoding TonB-dependent receptor, producing the protein MNVPSASTAPSQAGTTVPSGAPAATAQQPAPATDGATAQQPTATTDGAIEAAPSELPAAEGDELLAESAEPPAGFTGIHGRVIDETNGEGLIEATVKVVTGAQKQSLTDLDGNYRLALPPGKYDLRVFYDVYQGRRITGVVVTQGKSTKLDVALSADVGAVQEVVVEARADRRAEGALLQERKKAAAVSDSISAQEIARTPDSSASDAVKRVVSATVVDGRYVLLRGLGGRYSSTLLNGAILPSPEPDEQAVPLDIFPTALLANLNVNKSYTADMPGTFAGGALLIETNNYPASFELKPRITLSADSLSTFQTRNTYAGGGMDWLGFDDGARALPDSVPTDRPLNRLTRDEVNTIARDFPNTWTLGTRRALPNLGLGLSVGDTLRFDNQRLGYLASVNYSHREVLQQSQFIGTTLDETDGEGVQVDESSENVMGAEIASLGGLLSAGYQPHRDLELSVFSLFTRTGESRARVTTGQDASNETFRNTSSEYLARMLTFNQVRGFHRLSGVLNDMELDWQANLSYVQRDDPDTRSLTYELTSQSEYRFRQDPGGLRWYSTLGETSYGGSANATFPLSTVRLRVGAMVQQSDRSLDMRRFRFRYTSGNLGVVFQGPEDIFAADNIGNGIGLDENTNAEDSYEATQGIYAGYVNADISTLEPLRIVAGVRYEASVQKLETGSAYANNPSQSSTTDRTYGDVLPALNLIYALTPAVNLRTGYSYTLARPTFRELAPILYYDFVRRRSVSGEPDLVETRIHNLDARAEWFPTENEVLAASVFYKRFQNPIERIIVSPAQRDVSFENARGATSYGVELEARTTLGRLTSALANVRTGFNLTLTQSEIELQEGGLQTSQTRSLQGQSPYVVNVNLGWSRPESGSELSLLYNVFGRRISDVGIQGVPDVYEQPFHRVDLAFSQNLGRGMQLKLTGTNLLNRFVVLKQGDLDVLKYRPGAAFSASLGWNL; encoded by the coding sequence ATGAACGTTCCTTCCGCCTCCACCGCGCCGTCCCAGGCCGGAACGACGGTTCCTTCCGGCGCTCCCGCCGCGACCGCCCAGCAGCCCGCGCCTGCCACCGATGGCGCCACCGCCCAGCAGCCCACGGCCACCACCGACGGTGCCATCGAGGCCGCTCCGTCCGAGCTCCCGGCCGCCGAGGGTGACGAGCTGCTCGCGGAGTCCGCCGAGCCGCCCGCCGGCTTCACCGGCATCCACGGCCGGGTCATCGACGAGACCAACGGCGAGGGCCTCATCGAGGCCACCGTGAAGGTGGTGACCGGCGCGCAGAAGCAGTCCCTCACCGACCTGGACGGCAACTACCGCCTGGCGCTGCCGCCCGGGAAGTACGACCTGCGCGTCTTCTATGACGTGTACCAGGGCCGCCGCATCACCGGCGTGGTGGTGACGCAGGGCAAGTCCACGAAGCTGGATGTCGCGCTCAGCGCCGACGTGGGCGCCGTGCAGGAAGTCGTCGTCGAGGCCCGCGCCGACCGCCGCGCCGAGGGCGCCCTCCTCCAGGAGCGCAAGAAGGCCGCCGCCGTGTCGGACTCCATCAGCGCGCAGGAGATTGCCCGCACGCCGGACTCCAGCGCCTCCGACGCCGTGAAGCGCGTGGTCAGCGCCACCGTGGTGGACGGTCGCTACGTCCTCCTCCGCGGACTGGGTGGGCGCTACAGCAGCACGCTGCTCAATGGCGCCATCCTCCCCAGCCCGGAGCCGGACGAGCAGGCGGTGCCGCTCGACATCTTCCCCACCGCGCTGCTGGCCAACCTCAACGTCAACAAGAGCTACACCGCCGACATGCCCGGCACCTTCGCGGGTGGCGCGCTGCTCATCGAGACGAACAACTACCCCGCCAGCTTCGAGCTCAAGCCGCGCATCACCCTGAGCGCCGACAGCCTGTCCACCTTCCAGACGCGCAACACCTACGCCGGCGGCGGCATGGACTGGCTCGGCTTCGACGATGGCGCTCGCGCGCTGCCGGACTCGGTGCCCACCGACCGCCCGCTCAACCGCCTCACGCGAGACGAGGTGAACACCATCGCCCGCGACTTCCCCAACACCTGGACGCTCGGCACCCGGCGCGCGCTGCCCAACCTGGGCCTGGGCCTCTCCGTTGGCGACACGCTGCGCTTCGACAACCAGCGCCTGGGCTACCTGGCCTCCGTCAACTACAGCCACCGCGAGGTGCTGCAGCAGTCGCAGTTCATCGGCACCACGCTGGATGAGACGGACGGCGAGGGCGTGCAGGTGGACGAGAGCTCCGAGAACGTCATGGGCGCGGAGATAGCCAGCCTCGGCGGCCTGCTGAGCGCCGGCTACCAGCCGCACCGCGACCTGGAGCTGTCCGTCTTCTCGCTCTTCACCCGCACCGGCGAGAGCCGCGCCCGCGTCACCACGGGCCAGGACGCGTCCAACGAGACTTTCCGCAACACCTCCTCCGAGTACCTGGCGCGCATGCTCACCTTCAACCAGGTGCGCGGCTTCCACCGCCTGTCCGGCGTCCTGAACGACATGGAACTCGACTGGCAGGCCAACCTCTCCTACGTCCAGCGCGATGACCCGGACACCCGCAGCCTCACGTACGAGCTGACGTCGCAGTCCGAGTACCGCTTCCGCCAGGACCCGGGCGGCCTGCGCTGGTACAGCACCCTGGGCGAGACATCCTACGGCGGCAGCGCCAACGCCACCTTCCCGCTGTCCACCGTGCGGCTGCGCGTGGGCGCCATGGTCCAGCAGTCCGACCGCTCGCTGGACATGCGCCGCTTCCGCTTCCGCTACACCAGCGGCAACCTGGGCGTCGTCTTCCAGGGCCCGGAGGACATCTTCGCCGCGGACAACATCGGCAACGGCATCGGCCTGGACGAGAACACCAACGCCGAGGACTCCTACGAGGCGACGCAGGGCATCTACGCCGGCTACGTCAACGCGGACATCAGCACGCTGGAGCCGCTGCGCATCGTCGCCGGCGTGCGCTACGAGGCCAGCGTCCAGAAGCTGGAGACGGGCAGCGCGTACGCCAACAACCCCTCGCAGTCCTCCACCACGGACCGCACGTACGGCGACGTGCTGCCGGCGCTCAACCTCATCTATGCGCTCACCCCGGCGGTGAACCTGCGCACCGGCTACAGCTACACGCTGGCCCGGCCCACCTTCCGCGAGCTGGCCCCCATCCTCTATTACGACTTCGTCCGGCGCCGCAGCGTGTCCGGCGAGCCCGACCTGGTGGAGACGCGCATCCACAACCTGGACGCGCGCGCCGAGTGGTTCCCCACCGAGAACGAGGTGCTCGCCGCCAGCGTCTTCTACAAGCGCTTCCAGAACCCCATTGAACGCATCATCGTCTCACCCGCCCAGCGTGACGTGAGCTTCGAGAACGCCCGGGGCGCCACCAGCTACGGCGTGGAGCTGGAGGCCCGCACCACGCTGGGCCGCCTCACCTCCGCGCTCGCCAACGTGCGCACCGGCTTCAACCTGACGCTCACCCAGTCCGAAATCGAGCTGCAGGAAGGCGGCCTGCAGACGAGCCAGACGCGCTCCCTGCAGGGCCAGTCACCCTACGTGGTCAACGTCAACCTGGGCTGGTCGCGTCCGGAGAGCGGCTCCGAGCTGTCGCTGCTCTACAACGTGTTCGGCCGGCGCATCTCCGACGTGGGCATCCAGGGAGTGCCGGACGTGTACGAGCAGCCCTTCCACCGCGTGGACCTGGCCTTCAGCCAGAACCTGGGCCGCGGCATGCAGCTGAAGCTGACCGGCACCAACCTCCTCAACCGCTTCGTCGTCCTGAAGCAGGGCGACCTGGACGTCCTCAAGTATCGGCCCGGCGCGGCCTTCTCCGCCTCGCTCGGCTGGAATCTGTAG
- a CDS encoding MotA/TolQ/ExbB proton channel family protein — MNFNLRDIYNHMGVFALGIAWTLILFAVASLAVFFERLFVFSRSRAVSKRFAGRAGPFLAQHQHEALVKEAEATKGSHLAVLLGGGMKTFLAKCRLPAGKLGPVELTRRELVRINDRVSADVRRGMSVLATVGSVAPFVGLLGTVVGIIEAFAGIAKEGSGGLGAVSAGIAEALVVTALGLLVAIPAVLMFNFLSTRADALQLSLDSARSEFMDYLEDLGPQKPAATNGAAVATGPELAARKESRDVHPA; from the coding sequence ATGAACTTCAATCTCAGGGACATCTACAACCACATGGGCGTGTTCGCCCTGGGTATCGCCTGGACGCTCATCCTCTTCGCAGTCGCGTCCCTCGCGGTGTTCTTCGAGCGCCTCTTCGTCTTCTCCCGCTCCCGCGCCGTCTCCAAGCGCTTCGCCGGCCGGGCCGGCCCGTTCCTCGCGCAGCACCAGCATGAGGCCCTCGTGAAGGAGGCCGAGGCCACCAAGGGCAGCCACCTGGCCGTCCTGCTCGGCGGCGGAATGAAGACCTTCCTCGCGAAGTGCCGCCTCCCCGCCGGCAAGCTCGGCCCCGTCGAGCTCACCCGCCGCGAGCTGGTCCGCATCAATGACCGCGTCAGCGCCGACGTGCGCCGGGGCATGTCGGTGCTCGCCACCGTGGGCTCGGTGGCCCCGTTCGTCGGTCTGCTCGGCACCGTGGTCGGCATCATCGAGGCCTTCGCCGGCATCGCCAAGGAGGGCTCCGGCGGCCTGGGCGCGGTGTCCGCCGGCATCGCCGAGGCGCTCGTCGTCACCGCGCTCGGCCTGCTCGTCGCCATCCCCGCGGTGCTGATGTTCAACTTCCTGTCCACCCGCGCGGACGCGCTCCAGCTCTCCCTCGACTCCGCCCGGAGCGAGTTCATGGACTACCTGGAGGACCTGGGCCCGCAGAAGCCCGCCGCGACGAATGGCGCCGCGGTGGCCACCGGTCCGGAGCTGGCGGCCCGCAAGGAGTCTCGCGATGTCCACCCCGCGTAG
- a CDS encoding TonB family protein: MFETFESATDVASARRFALSTTASIGVFVLIGVAVVSAASKVREVIEEKKGVDVVFRPPPPPVVEVKPPPPPPPPPPAPKPKLAPKPAPIAKAPPPAAPTVAPAPLVAPDAVPLTKPPEAERETVAAAPIAVGGTGALVPGGIVGGTGIGQGLAGGGGRVAPINLPESATPPEPLESNLIPEYPSEARSKGQEGLVILKGVVEVDGRVTQLKVMRGDEPFASAALAAVKAWRFRPAVVSGQPTAVYRIFKVPFRLKS, from the coding sequence ATGTTCGAAACGTTCGAAAGCGCCACTGACGTTGCCTCGGCCCGGCGGTTCGCGCTCTCCACCACGGCGTCCATCGGCGTCTTCGTGCTGATCGGCGTCGCCGTCGTGTCCGCGGCCAGCAAGGTGCGCGAGGTCATCGAGGAGAAGAAGGGCGTGGACGTGGTCTTCCGTCCGCCCCCGCCTCCCGTCGTCGAGGTGAAGCCACCCCCGCCTCCGCCTCCGCCTCCACCCGCTCCCAAGCCGAAGCTGGCCCCCAAGCCGGCTCCCATCGCCAAGGCACCGCCGCCCGCCGCGCCCACCGTGGCGCCCGCGCCGCTCGTCGCCCCAGACGCCGTGCCGCTGACGAAGCCTCCCGAGGCCGAGCGGGAGACTGTCGCCGCCGCGCCCATCGCCGTGGGCGGCACCGGCGCACTCGTTCCCGGAGGCATCGTGGGTGGCACTGGCATCGGCCAGGGACTCGCGGGCGGGGGTGGCCGCGTGGCCCCCATCAACCTCCCGGAGTCCGCCACGCCTCCGGAGCCGCTCGAGTCCAACCTCATCCCCGAGTACCCCTCCGAGGCCCGCTCCAAGGGCCAGGAAGGCCTCGTCATCCTCAAGGGCGTGGTCGAAGTCGACGGCCGCGTCACCCAGCTCAAGGTCATGCGCGGTGACGAGCCGTTCGCCAGCGCCGCCCTCGCCGCGGTGAAGGCGTGGCGCTTCCGGCCCGCCGTCGTGTCTGGCCAGCCCACCGCCGTCTACCGCATCTTCAAGGTCCCCTTCCGCCTCAAGTCGTAG
- a CDS encoding glycosyltransferase family 87 protein has product MSSAPQSPTAVNTAPEARESRSDTWARWFWWLVLAVLLVAAVAVGQHPRRGVDFRVYLTAAERFLEGTDLYRVSDGTMPFKYAPVTAPLFIPFTFFPARVAVALWNLGSILALAAVARLTRRAAPGPSESTPWAWGPGLATLALLPAFTFELFYGQVDAVLLLLIVLSTLGAERGQVWRPATAFAVAFLLKPPAALVGLFFLWRRHWRVIGATAAIGVLLALPTLARYGWEGSLTQLQLWSETLARTTPPWALGANPQGLPTLLLSLVLPAESIPPPGSMTLAQGLAIALFLAAVVWARPGPADLLAMCCLGVTLLSPLAWRANYVLAWPLMRAAAESRYKPNLALVALVALTGVLVSDSVFGPALSHDVLLWRPFAVIYSVLLIALLWQVRRAGAPRAVTTAGELSRLPRTLLGMRVP; this is encoded by the coding sequence ATGAGCTCCGCGCCCCAGTCTCCCACCGCCGTGAACACCGCGCCGGAGGCCCGTGAGAGCCGCTCCGACACGTGGGCCCGCTGGTTCTGGTGGCTCGTGCTCGCCGTGCTCCTCGTCGCCGCGGTGGCCGTGGGTCAGCATCCCCGGCGCGGCGTGGACTTCCGCGTCTACCTCACCGCCGCCGAGCGCTTCCTCGAGGGCACCGACCTGTACCGCGTGTCCGACGGCACCATGCCGTTCAAGTACGCGCCCGTCACCGCGCCCCTCTTCATCCCCTTCACCTTCTTCCCCGCGCGCGTCGCCGTCGCCCTGTGGAACCTGGGCTCCATCCTCGCGCTCGCCGCCGTGGCCCGCCTCACCCGTCGCGCCGCGCCGGGCCCCTCCGAGTCCACGCCCTGGGCCTGGGGCCCCGGCCTCGCCACCCTCGCCCTCCTCCCCGCCTTCACCTTCGAGCTGTTCTACGGGCAGGTCGACGCCGTCCTCCTCCTGCTCATCGTCCTCTCCACCCTCGGCGCCGAGCGTGGCCAGGTCTGGCGTCCCGCCACCGCCTTCGCCGTCGCCTTCCTCCTCAAGCCGCCCGCCGCGCTCGTCGGCCTCTTCTTCCTCTGGCGCCGCCACTGGCGCGTCATCGGCGCCACCGCCGCCATCGGCGTCCTGCTCGCGCTCCCCACCCTCGCCCGCTATGGCTGGGAGGGCAGCCTCACGCAGCTCCAGCTGTGGAGCGAGACGCTCGCGCGCACCACGCCGCCCTGGGCGCTCGGCGCCAACCCGCAGGGGCTGCCCACGCTGCTGCTGTCGCTCGTGCTGCCCGCGGAGTCCATCCCTCCTCCGGGGAGCATGACGCTCGCGCAGGGGCTCGCCATCGCGCTCTTCCTCGCGGCCGTCGTGTGGGCGCGGCCCGGTCCCGCGGACCTGCTGGCCATGTGCTGCCTGGGCGTGACGCTCCTGTCCCCGCTCGCATGGCGCGCCAACTACGTCCTCGCCTGGCCCTTGATGCGCGCCGCCGCCGAGAGCCGCTACAAGCCCAACCTCGCGCTCGTGGCGCTCGTCGCCCTCACCGGCGTCCTCGTCTCCGACTCGGTCTTCGGGCCCGCGCTGTCACACGACGTCCTCCTGTGGCGCCCGTTCGCCGTCATCTACTCCGTGCTGCTCATCGCGCTGCTGTGGCAGGTGCGCCGGGCAGGTGCGCCCCGCGCCGTGACGACAGCGGGCGAGCTGTCACGGCTGCCCCGCACGTTGCTCGGCATGCGCGTGCCGTGA
- a CDS encoding ExbD/TolR family protein, translating to MSTPRRAIVPEMNVTPLVDVVLVLLIIFMVVTPQIEAGASVELPTATNPDKENKELKPFTVSLASNGAFFLDRKELKRDALLTELKAVHQKDPEAPVVLKADRGVRYSEVRGVFKAMQDIGFPGINLQVVDRQKN from the coding sequence ATGTCCACCCCGCGTAGGGCCATCGTTCCGGAGATGAACGTGACGCCGCTGGTGGACGTGGTGCTCGTCCTCCTCATCATCTTCATGGTCGTCACGCCCCAGATTGAAGCCGGCGCCTCCGTGGAGCTGCCCACGGCCACCAACCCGGACAAGGAGAACAAGGAGCTCAAGCCCTTCACGGTGAGCCTGGCCTCCAACGGCGCCTTCTTCCTCGACCGCAAGGAGCTGAAGCGCGACGCGCTCCTCACCGAGCTGAAGGCCGTGCATCAAAAGGACCCGGAGGCTCCCGTCGTGCTGAAGGCCGACCGCGGCGTGCGCTACTCCGAGGTGCGCGGCGTCTTCAAGGCCATGCAGGACATCGGCTTCCCCGGCATCAACCTGCAGGTCGTCGACAGGCAGAAGAACTAG
- a CDS encoding ExbD/TolR family protein: MAFDVGGGKGGLRPTMNVTPLVDVVLVLLIIFMVVTPLLTKQMWMNVPAKSDKQDPPPPPPDALPPVVLTVDRAGVLRINREEVPREQVVARLQRMLNARPDKIVFFDASDDVPYGAAMDVLDLARGGDITVGVLPEKLAD, from the coding sequence ATGGCATTCGATGTCGGAGGCGGAAAGGGCGGACTTCGCCCGACCATGAACGTGACGCCGCTGGTGGACGTGGTGCTCGTCCTGCTCATCATCTTCATGGTCGTCACCCCGCTGCTCACCAAGCAGATGTGGATGAACGTGCCCGCGAAGAGCGACAAGCAGGACCCACCGCCGCCTCCGCCCGACGCACTGCCGCCGGTGGTGCTCACGGTGGACAGGGCCGGCGTGCTGCGCATCAACCGGGAGGAAGTGCCACGCGAGCAGGTGGTGGCCCGCCTCCAGCGCATGCTCAACGCGCGCCCGGACAAGATTGTGTTCTTCGACGCCAGCGATGACGTGCCGTACGGCGCCGCCATGGACGTGCTGGACCTCGCCCGGGGCGGGGACATCACCGTGGGCGTGCTGCCGGAAAAGCTCGCGGACTGA
- a CDS encoding ribosome-binding factor A, with translation MSSSRNRRPRAPRGREGSSLSSFPSSPSENPSARHLRVQSSLFQEVSLLFRGELSDPRLEGVSLSSFELSPDGRLVRIGYTLTPESAVSGSRAVQEALEHASGYLRSQLALHLNLKRVPQLRFIYIGVAEPQPDTPEPGTPADSDEEGGER, from the coding sequence ATGTCTTCTTCCAGGAATCGCCGTCCCCGAGCGCCTCGTGGGCGCGAGGGCTCCTCGCTGTCGTCGTTCCCGTCGTCTCCGTCCGAAAACCCGTCCGCGCGCCACCTGCGCGTGCAGTCCTCCCTGTTCCAGGAGGTGTCCCTGCTCTTCCGTGGCGAGCTGTCCGACCCACGGCTCGAAGGCGTCTCGCTGTCGTCGTTCGAGCTGTCCCCGGATGGCCGCCTCGTCCGTATCGGCTACACGCTGACTCCGGAGTCCGCCGTCTCCGGCTCCCGCGCCGTGCAGGAGGCGCTCGAACACGCGAGCGGCTACCTGCGCTCGCAGCTCGCGCTCCATCTCAACCTGAAGCGGGTGCCCCAGCTGCGCTTCATCTACATCGGCGTGGCGGAGCCCCAGCCGGACACGCCC
- a CDS encoding dihydrolipoyl dehydrogenase family protein: MAEAFDVVVIGAGPAGENAGARAAAAGLSVALVEQELIGGECSYWACIPSKALLRPAEALWLAKHAPGAREAIKGPLVASAVLAHRDYMVSNYRDDSQVKWAESAKLTVVRGSGKLTGPRKVRVEGKDGTVRELEARRAVVLATGSKPRLPDIPGLKEANPWDNRGGTGAKEVPKRLVVLGGGVVAVELAQAWRALGSEVTLAQRGKSLLSRFEPFVGEQVAEALREEGVRVLLGTTAARVKRAGGQGEVTVTLTNGEEVRADALLVGMGRVARTEGLGLESVGLSAGKSVEVDDQLRAKGVEGGWLYACGDVNGRNLLTHMGKYQGRLVGDVIAGKQAHAWADAKATPQVIFTHPQVASVGLTESQAREAKLPVRTVRYEMQNVSGTSLLGQGLKGTAQLVVDEKRRVIVGATFTGPGVGEMLHAATIAVAGEVSLDTLWHAVPSFPTMSEVWLRLLEAYGL; encoded by the coding sequence ATGGCGGAAGCCTTCGATGTGGTGGTGATTGGCGCGGGGCCCGCGGGGGAGAACGCCGGGGCGCGCGCCGCGGCGGCCGGATTGTCTGTGGCGCTGGTGGAGCAGGAGCTCATCGGCGGCGAGTGCTCCTACTGGGCCTGCATCCCCAGCAAGGCGCTGCTGCGTCCCGCCGAGGCGCTGTGGCTGGCGAAGCACGCGCCCGGCGCACGCGAGGCCATCAAGGGCCCGCTGGTGGCGAGCGCGGTGCTGGCGCACCGCGACTACATGGTCAGCAACTACCGCGACGACTCGCAGGTGAAGTGGGCGGAGAGCGCGAAGCTGACGGTGGTGCGCGGCAGCGGGAAGCTCACCGGCCCGCGCAAGGTGCGCGTGGAGGGCAAGGACGGCACCGTGCGCGAGCTGGAGGCCCGGCGCGCCGTGGTGCTGGCCACCGGCAGCAAGCCGCGCCTGCCGGACATCCCGGGGCTGAAGGAGGCGAACCCCTGGGACAACCGCGGGGGCACCGGAGCAAAGGAGGTGCCGAAGCGGCTGGTGGTGCTCGGCGGCGGCGTGGTGGCGGTGGAGCTGGCCCAGGCGTGGCGCGCCCTGGGCTCGGAGGTGACGCTGGCCCAGCGAGGCAAGAGCCTGCTGTCGCGCTTCGAGCCCTTCGTCGGTGAGCAGGTGGCGGAGGCGCTGCGCGAGGAGGGCGTGCGGGTGTTGCTCGGCACGACGGCCGCGCGGGTGAAGCGCGCCGGGGGACAGGGCGAGGTGACGGTGACGCTCACGAATGGCGAGGAGGTCCGCGCGGACGCGCTGCTGGTAGGCATGGGCCGCGTGGCGCGCACGGAGGGGCTGGGGCTGGAGTCGGTGGGCCTGTCGGCCGGGAAGTCCGTCGAGGTGGACGACCAGCTCCGGGCGAAGGGCGTGGAGGGCGGTTGGCTCTACGCGTGCGGCGACGTGAATGGCCGGAACCTCCTCACGCACATGGGCAAGTACCAGGGGCGGCTGGTGGGAGACGTCATCGCGGGGAAGCAGGCGCACGCGTGGGCGGACGCGAAGGCGACGCCGCAGGTCATCTTCACGCACCCCCAGGTGGCGAGCGTGGGCCTCACCGAGTCCCAGGCGCGCGAGGCGAAGCTGCCGGTGCGCACGGTGCGGTATGAGATGCAGAACGTGTCCGGCACCAGCCTGCTGGGCCAGGGGCTGAAAGGCACGGCGCAGCTGGTGGTGGACGAGAAGCGCCGGGTCATCGTCGGCGCCACCTTCACCGGGCCAGGGGTGGGGGAGATGCTGCACGCGGCGACGATTGCCGTGGCCGGAGAGGTGTCACTCGACACGCTCTGGCATGCGGTGCCGTCGTTCCCCACCATGAGCGAGGTGTGGCTGCGGCTGCTGGAGGCGTACGGGCTGTAG